One stretch of Nicotiana tabacum cultivar K326 chromosome 18, ASM71507v2, whole genome shotgun sequence DNA includes these proteins:
- the LOC107789840 gene encoding uncharacterized protein LOC107789840, whose translation MSIKLVVGGFTVNVISAYAPQRFQCLIGASARGYDNMHGGFGFRVRNEGANSLLDFARAFDLVIANLSFLKREEHLVTFQNSMGKTQIDYLLYSKCDKGLYTDCKVIPSEHLMTLHWLLVMDLEIKKSRRKKARCKKPKIKWDNLTKDKA comes from the exons ATGAGTATCAAGCTGGTAGTTGGTGGGTTTACTGTAAACGTGATTAGTGCATACGCTCCTCAG AGATTTCAATGCCTTATTGGGGCTAGTGCTAGGGGTTATGATAATATGCATGGCGGGTTTGGTTTTAGGGTTAGGAATGAGGGAGCGAATTCACTATTGGATTTTGCTAGAGCttttgatttggttatagctaaCTTGAGTTTTCTGAAGAGGGAAGAGCACCTGGTCACTTTCCAGAATTCAATGGGaaagactcagattgattatcttCTCTACAGTAAATGCGATAAAGGTCTGTACACTGACTGCAAGGTCATCCCAAGTGAGCACCTCATGACCTTACATTGGCTCCTAGTTATGGACCTGGAGATCAAGAAGAGTAGGAGGAAGAAGGCGAGGTGCAAGAAACCTAAGATCAAGTGGGATAACTTGACCAAGGACAAAGCTTAG